The region AAAGAGATTGAACGCATGAAAAAAGGGGTTATTTTGATCAATTGCGCTAGAGGGGGGCTTTATAATGAAGACGCTCTTTATGAAGCTTTAGAAACCAAAAAAGTGCGTTGGCTTGGCATTGATGTCTTTTCTAAAGAGCCTGGCATTCACAACAAACTTTTAGACTTGCCTAATGTTTATGCGACCCCTCATATTGGCGCGAACACTTTAGAGTCCCAAGAAGAAATTTCCAAACAAGCCGCTCAAGGGGTTATGGAATCTTTAAGAGGTTCAAGCCATCCGCATGCTTTGAATCTACCCATGCAAGCTTTTGATGCAAACGCAAAAGCCTACTTGAATTTAGCGCAAAAACTGGGTTATTTTTCCAGTCAAATCCATAAGGGCGTGTGCCAAAAAATTGAACTCAGTCTTTGTGGGGAGATCAACCAATTCAAAGACGCCCTTGTCGCTTTTACGCTAGTGGGGGTGTTAAAACCCGTTGTAGGAGATAAGATCAATTACATTAACGCCCCCTTTGTGGCCAAAGAAAGAGGCATTGAAATCAAGGTTAGCCTTAAAGAAAGCGCCTCACCTTATAAAAACATGCTTTCTTTAACCCTAAATACGGCTAATGGCGCGATCAGCGTGAGCGGCACGGTGTTTGAAGAAGATATTTTAAAACTCACTGAGATCGATGGGTTTCATATTGATATAGAGCCAAAGGGCAAAATGCTTTTATTCAGGAATACGGATATTCCAGGCGTTATTGGGAGCGTGGGGAATGCGTTCGCTAGGCATGGCATTAATATCGCTGATTTTCGTTTGGGGCGCAACACGCAAAAAGAAGCCTTAGCGCTCATCATTGTAGATGAAGAAGTTTCTTTGGAAGTTTTAGAAGAGCTTAAAAACATTCCTGCATGCTTAAGCGTTCATTATGTGGTTATTTAAGGTAGTTGGATGCGAGATTTTTTAAAGCTTTTAAAAAAGCATGATGAATTAAAGATCATTGACACCCCTCTTGAAGTGGATTTAGAAATCGCTCATCTGGCCTATATAGAAGCGAAAAAACCTAATGGAGGCAAAGCCCTTTTATTCACGCAACCCATAAGAAAAGAGCATGATCAGATCAAAACCTTTGGCATGCCTGTTTTGATGAACGCTTTTGGCTCTTTCAAACGATTAGATCTTTTATTAAAAACCCCTATAGAGGATTTACAACAACGCATGCAAGCCTTCTTGTGCTTTGACGCCCCTAAAAACTTCACTGAGAGTTTGAAAGTCTTAAAAGATTTATGGGATTTAAGACACGTTTTCCCTAAAAAAACCGCTCGCCCCAAAGATCTCATCACCAAGCAAGATAAAGAAGTCAATTTGTGGGATCTACCCGTTTTAAAAACTTGGGAAAAAGATGGCGGGGCTTTCATCACTATGGGGCAAGTCTATACCCAAAGCCTGGATCATAAAAAAAAGAATTTGGGCATGTATCGTTTGCAAGTTTATGATAAAAACCATTTAGGCTTGCACTGGCAAATCCATAAAGACTCCCAACTCTTTTTCCACGAATACGCTAAGGCTAAAGTCAAAATGCCTGTCAGCATCGCTATTGGTGGGGATTTGCTCTACACATGGTGCGCGACAGCCCCCTTACCTTATGGCATTTATGAGCTCATGCTCTATGGGTTTATTAGGGAGAAAAAAGCGCGCGTGATGCCATGCTTGAGCAATCCTTTGAGCGTGCCAAGCGATTGCGATATTGTGATAGAAGGGTTTGTGGATTGCGAGAAATTAGAGCTTGAAGGGCCTTTTGGGGATCACACTGGCTATTATACCCCCATTGAGCCTTACCCTGTTTTAGAAGTCAAAACCATTAGCTATAAAAAAGATTCCATTTACTTAGCCACTGTGGTGGGTAAGCCCCCTTTAGAAGACAAATACATGGGGTATTTGACCGAACGCTTGTTTTTGCCCTTGCTTCAAATGAACGCCCCCAATCTTATAGATTATTACATGCCAGAAAATGGGGTGTTTCATAATTTGATTTTAGCCAAAATACACACGCGCTATAACGCTCATGCCAAGCAAGTCATGCATGCTTTTTGGGGCGTGGGGCAGATGAGCTTTGTCAAGCATGCGATCTTTGTCAATGAAGACGCTCCCAATCTAAGAGACACCAACGCTATCATTGAGTATGTATTAGAAAATTTTTCTAAAGAAAAAATTCTTATTTCTCAAGGCGTGTGCGACGCCTTAGATCATGCAAGCCCTGAATACGCTATGGGGGGGAAACTCGGTATTGATGCGACTTCTAAAAGCAATACCCCCTACCCCACGCTTTTAAACGATAGCGCCTTATTAGCGCTTTTACAAGATAAAATGCAAAATATCGTTCTTTTGAAGCAATATTACCCGCACACTCGTAACCCCATTTGCGTGATTAGCGTGGAAAAGAAAGATAAAAGCGTCATTGAATTGGCTAAAAACTTGCTCGGTTTTGAAGAGCATTTGCGCATCGTCATCTTTGTAGAGCATGTCAGCAACGATTTAAACAACCCTTACATGCTGTTATGGCGCATCGTTAATAACATTGACGCCAAGCGTGATATTCTCACCTCTAAACATTGTTTTTTTATAGACGCTACCAATAAGGGCGTTATGGATAAACATTTTAGAGAATGGCCCACCGAAACCAATTGCTCCATGGAAGTCATAGAAAATTTGAAAAAGAAAGGGCTTTTAAAAGATTTTGAAACTTTAAATCAAAAATTCCATCTCACGCATTCTTTCAGCACGCACAAAGAAGATCTATAAAGAAGAAGCCATAAAGAATAATTATGTTAGATTATCGCCAAAGGATTGATACCCTCATCACCAAAATAGAAAAGGCTCGCATCGCCTATTCAAGGCATCATATTGTCAAAATCGTGGCTGTTTCAAAAAACGCTTCCTTAGAAGCTATCCAACATTACTACAACTGCTCTCAAAGGGCTTTTGGAGAAAATAAAGTTCAAGATTTAAAAACTAAAATGCATTCTTTAGAGCATTTGCCCCTTGAATGGCACATGATAGGCTCTTTACAAGAAAATAAAATCAATGCGCTTTTGAGTTTAAAACCCGCTCTTTTGCATTCTTTAGACTCTTTAAAACTCGCCCTAAAAATAGAAAAGCGTTGCGAAGTATTGGGCGTCAATTTAAACGCTCTTTTACAGGTTAATAGCGCGTATGAGGAAAGTAAAAGCGGGGTGGTGCCTGAAGAAGCGCTAGAAACTTATTCTCAAATCAGTGAAACTTGCAAGCGCCTCAAGCTTAAGGGGCTGATGTGTATAGGGGCGCACACCGATGATGAAAAGAAAATTGAAAAATCCTTTATCACCACCAAAAAGCTTTTTGACCAAATAAAAAATGCGAGCGTTCTTTCAATGGGCATGAGTGATGATTTTGAATTAGCGATTGCTTGCGGGGCGAATCTTTTAAGGATTGGCTCTTTTTTGTTCAAAGAGTAAGATGCTAGAAACTTATGCGCTTAAAAGTGGGGCTGTTTTTATCTCTGATGCGCATTTTTTGCCCAAAAGCCCTCATTTAATCCATACGCTTCAAGAACTTTTAAGCGCCAAACCCCCACAAGTCTTTTTCATGGGCGATATTTTCCATGTGCTTGTGGGCTATTTGCCCCTAGATGAAGAGCAGCAAACAATCGTTGATCTCATCAACGCTTTAAGCGAAATTTCACAAGTTTTTTATTTTGAAGGCAACCATGATTTTTCCATGCGTTTTGTATTCAATTTTAAAGTGGTGGTTTTTGAGCGCCAAAACCAGCCCGTATTATTCCAATATGACAACAAACGCTTTTTACTAGCCCATGGGGATTTATTCACTACTAAGGCGTATGAATTTTACATCACGCAGCTCACTTCCACTTGGGCTAGATTTTTTCTAACTTTTTTAAATTTATTAAGTTTTAAAACCTTATACCCTTTTTTTAAAAAACTCATTTATCAAAAACCCATCCGCCTTTGGGAATTAGAGCCAAAAGAATTGCAATCTTTTATTGAAAAGCGCCTAAAAGCCTATCAAAACTACATTAAAGATCTCAACATTGATAGCATTGACGGCATTATAGAGGGGCATTTTCATCTCAAAAGCGGTGCAAAAATCCCCTTGAATGCGCCGATTTACTGCCCACTGCCCTCCTTTTATTACGAACAAAGCCTTTTTAAGGTATCATCAAGCGTTTTAGAACCATCTCAAAATAAGGACGCCTAAATCATGGCAGAAAAAACAGCTAACGATTTAAAACTAAGCGAGATAGAACTCGTGGATTTTCGTATTTATGGCATGCAAGAGGGCGTCCCTTATGAGGGGATTTATGGCATTAATGTGGCTAAAGTCCAAGAGATTATCCCCATGCCCACCCTTTTTGAATACCCCACGAATTTGGATTACATTATCGGCGTGTTTGATTTGCGCTCCACGATCATCCCGCTTATAGACTTGGCCAAATGGATAGGGATTGTCCCGGATAAAAGCAAGGAAAACGAAAAAATCGTCATTATCACTGAATTTAACAATGTTAAAATGGGGTTTTTAGTCCATTCCGCTAGGCGTATCAGGCGCATTAGCTGGAAAGATGTGGAGCCTGCATCCTTTAGCGCATCTAATAGCATCAATAAAGAAAATATCACCGGCACGACCCGCATTGAAAACGACAAAACCCTACTCATTTTGGATTTAGAAAGCATTTTAGACGATTTAAAGCTTAATGAAGACGCTAAAAACGTTAAAGATACCCCTAAAGAGCGTTTTGAAGGCGAAGTGTTGTTTTTAGACGATAGCAAGACCGCAAGAAAAACCTTAAAAAACCATTTGAGTAAATTGGGTTTTAGCATCACTGAAGCTGTGGATGGGGAAGATGGGTTGGATAAATTAGAAATGTTATTCAAAAAATACGGGGATAATTTGAGGAAACATTTGAAATTCATTATTTCAGATGTTGAAATGCCTAAAATGGATGGCTATCATTTCTTATTCAAGCTCCAAAAAGACCCTAGGTTTGCCTATATTCCTGTGATTTTTAATTCTTCTATTTGCGATAATTATAGCGCTGAAAAGGCTAAAGAAATGGGGGCTGTAGCGTATTTAGTCAAGTTTGACGCAGAAAAATTCACCGAAGAAATTTCTAAGATTTTAGACAAGAATGCGTAATTCTTTTTATAAAATTGTAAAATACTCTTATCTCAAACGCTAAAAAGGGGTTTTAAAATGGATGATTTGCAAGAAATAATGGAAGACTTCTTGATTGAAGCCTTTGAAATGAACGAGCAGTTGGATCAGGATCTGGTGGAATTAGAGCATAACCCTGAAGATTTGGACTTGCTCAATCGCATTTTTAGAGTGGCCCACACCATTAAAGGCTCTAGCTCGTTTTTGAATCTTAACATTCTCACGCACCTCACGCACAACATGGAAGATGTCTTGAATCGTGCCAGAAAGGGCGAAATCAAAATCACGCCGGATATTATGGATGTCGTGTTGCGCTCCATTGATTTGATGAAAACCTTGCTCGTAACGATTAGAGATACCGGATCAGATACCAATAACGGCAAGGAAAACGAGATTGAAGAAGCGGTCAAACAGCTTCAAGCCATTACGAGCCAAAATCTAGAGGGCGCTAAAGAAACTTCAGGGACTAAAGAAACCCCCCAAAAAGAAAATAAAGAAGAAGCGAAAGAAGAAAATAAAGAAAACAAGGCAAAAGCCCCTACTACAGAAAACTTCTCAAGCGATAACCCGCTAGCCGATGAGCCGGATTTGGACTATGCCAACATGAGTACTGAAGAAGTGGAAGCGGAAATTGAACGCCTACTTAACAAACGCCAAGAAGCCGATAAAGAACGAAGGGCTCAAAAAAAGCAAGAAGATCAAGCCAAGCCTAAACAAGAAGTCGCCCCAGCAAAAGAAACCCCTAAAACAGAAACCCCTAAAACAGAAACCCCTAAAACAGAAACCCCCAAAGCCCCTAAAACAGAAACTAAAGCTAAGGCTAAAGCAGATACTGAAGAAAATAAAGCCCCTTCTATTGGCGTGGAGCAAACCGTTAGGGTAGATGTGCGCCGCTTGGATCACTTGATGAATTTAATCGGCGAGCTTGTGTTAGGAAAGAATCGCTTGATCAGGATTTATGGCGATGTGGAAGAACGCTATGATGGGGAAAAGTTTTTAGAGGAATTAAACCAGGTGGTTTCTTCTATTTCAGCGGTAACGACAGACTTGCAGCTTGCGGTGATGAAAACCCGGATGCAACCAGTGGGCAAGGTGTTCAATAAATTCCCTCGCATGGTAAGGGATTTGAGCCGGGAATTAGGTAAAAGCATTGAATTGATTATTGAGGGCGAAGAAACCGAGCTTGATAAATCCATTGTAGAAGAGATTGGCGATCCGCTCATCCACATTATCCGCAACTCATGCGATCATGGGATTGAGCCTTTAGAAGAAAGAAGAAGGCTTAACAAGCCTGAAACCGGTAAAGTGCAATTGAGCGCGTATAATGAGGGTAACCACATTGTGATTAAAATCTCTGATGATGGCAAGGGGTTAGACCCTGTGATGCTTAAAGAAAAAGCGATTGAAAAAGGGGTGATTAGCGAAAGAGACGCTGAAGGCATGAGCGATAGGGAAGCGTTTAACCTCATTTTCAAACCAGGCTTTTCTACCGCAAAAGTCGTTTCCAATGTTTCAGGCAGAGGCGTGGGCATGGATGTGGTGAAAACCAATATTGAAAAGCTTAATGGGATCATTGAAATTGATTCAGAAGTGGGGGTAGGCACGACCCAAAAGCTTAAAATCCCTCTCACTTTGGCTATCATTCAAGCTTTACTCGTGGGCGTTCAAGAAGAATATTACGCTATCCCGCTTTCTTCAGTTTTAGAAACCGTGCGTATCAGCCAAGATGAAATCTATACCGTTGATGGCAAGAGCGTGTTGCGTTTGAGAGATGAGGTGCTTTCTTTGGTGCGCCTTTCTGATATTTTTAAAGTGGATGCTATTTTGGAATCCAACTCAGATGTGTATGTGGTCATCATTGGCTTAGCCGATCAAAAAATTGGCGTGATCGTGGATTATTTGATCGGTCAAGAAGAGGTGGTTATCAAGTCTTTAGGTTATTATCTTAAAAACACTAGAGGCATTGCTGGCGCTACGGTGAGGGGCGATGGGAAAATCACTCTCATTGTAGATGTGGGGGCGATGATGGATATGGCAAAGAGCATTAAAATCAATATCACTACCTTGATGAACGAATCCGAAAACACCAAGAGCAAAAATTCTCCTAGCGATTATATTGTCTTAGCGATTGATGACAGCAGCACGGATAGAGCGATTATCCGCAAATGTTTAAAACCATTAGGCATCACGCTTTTAGAGGCCACTAACGGGTTAGAAGGCTTAGAAATGCTTAAAAATGGCGATAAGATTCCGGACGCTATTTTAGTGGATATTGAAATGCCTAAAATGGACGGCTACACTTTCGCTTCTGAAGTGCGTAAATACAATAAATTCAAAAACCTGCCTTTGATCGCAGTAACCAGTCGGGTAACCAAAACCGATAGGATGCGCGGCGTTGAATCCGGCATGACTGAATACATCACCAAACCTTATAGCGGTGAATATTTAACCACCGTGGTGAAGCGCAGCATTAAATTAGAAGGAGACCAATCGTGAGCAATCAATTAAAAGATTTATTTGAAAGACAAAAAGAAGCTAATGCAAGCTCTAAACAAGAAGATAATGAAGAAATTTTGCAATTCATTGGCTTTATTATTGGCGATGAAGAATACGCCATTCCTATTTTGAATATTTTAGAGATCGTCAAACCCATTGGTTACACGCGAGTCCCTGAGACCCCAAACTATGTGCTTGGCGTGTTCAACTTAAGGGGTAATGTCTTCCCGTTGATTAGCCTGCGTTTAAAATTCGGGTTGAAAGCTGAAAAGCAAAACAAAGACACTCGTTATTTGGTGGTGCGCCATAACGATCAGATCGCTGGGTTTTTCATTGATCGCTTAACTGAAGCCATTCGCATCAAGCAAACGGATATTGATCCGGTGCCAGAGACTTTGAGCGATAACAATAATTTAACTTATGGCATTGGGAAACAAAACGATAGACTCGTAACCATTTTAAGAGTGGAAGAAATCTTAAAGAAAGACTTCTAAAAATTTTAGTTTATCCATAGCCCCTATGGGCTTTGAGAAAGACTTATTCCGTTAAAAAGCTTGATTAAAATCAAGCGATAATGTTTGATTGAAAATAGAGTCTTTTTTAATCTTTTCTTTTAAAAATAGCGTGAAACTTTTTTAAACGAATTAAAAAGAATCTCTCATTTTTTAGTTTTTATCGCCGACACCTTTTAATAAGTGGGGCTTTTTGCGTTGAGATTTACTAGATTATAGCCCCCTCCTTTTAAGGATTTCCTATTTCAACACTTTTAAAAGCGCTTCATAATTAGGCTCTTCTAAAATGTTTTGAACGATTTCTTTATAGATAACCACCCCCTTATCATCAAGAACAAACACCGATCGAGCGAGTAAGCCTTGCAAAGAGCCTTTGCCCAACAGCACGCCGTAATTTTCCCCAAAAGCCTTATACCTAAAATCGCTTAAGATTCTTAAGTCCTTAATGCCTTCAGCGCCGCAAATTTGCCCTTGAGAAAAAGGCAAGTCCATAGAAATAACGCTAAAACTCACAGAAGGCAGTTTACTGACTTGCTCATTGAAGTGTTTGGCTTGGAGCAAGCAAACCGATCCAGTTAAGCTAGGAAGCGAGCTAACGACCTGAAAACGCACGCCTGGCTTCAACAAATTGACTTCTTGCAAATCGCCATTCACCAATTTCACATCAGGGGCTTTATCGCCCACTTTCAAGGCTTTCCCTTCTAATTGGTATGTTTCTTCTTTAAAAGTAACTTTTTGCATGGTTAAATCCTTTCTAATGAATTGCTATATTGCGTTAGAATAATAGTCAATTAAAATTAACTTTTAAAAAATTTAAAAAGAATTTGTTTAAAAAGTCGTTTTCATTTTAAAAAACCCCTTAAAATCTACAAAATTTGCATAACGATCCATTTTTAAGAAAAGATTTACCAAAAAGTATTAAAAAATGATTACAATACGGCTATCTGATCACAAGGAGAAAACATGTTTACATTACGAGAGTTGCCTTTTGCTAAAGACAGCATGGGAGATTTTTTAAGCCCTGTGGCGTTTGATTTCCACCATGGGAAACACCATCAAACTTATGTGAATAATTTGAATAACTTAATCAAAGGCACGGATTTTGAGAAAAGTTCTTTGTTTGCTATTTTGACAAAGTCTAGCGGAGGCGTGTTCAATAACGCCGCTCAAATTTACAACCACGATTTTTATTGGGATTGCCTAAGCCCCAAAGCGACTGCCTTAAGCGATGAGTTAAAAGGGGCTTTAGAAAAAGATTTTGGCTCATTGGAAAAATTTAAAGAAGACTTCATTAAGAGCGCGACCACTTTGTTTGGCTCTGGTTGGAATTGGGCAGCGTATAATTTAGACACTCAAAAAATTGAAATCATTCAAACGAGCAACGCGCAAACCCCGGTTACGGATAAAAAAGTGCCGCTTTTGGTGGTGGATGTGTGGGAGCATGCTTATTATATTGACCATAAAAACGCGCGCCCTGTGTATTTGGAAAAATTCTATGGGCATATCAATTGGCATTTTGTTTCTCAATGCTATGAATGGGCGAAAAAAGAAGGCTTAGGCTCAGTGGATTACTACATCAATGAGTTGGTGCATAAAAAAGCTTAAGCGTTATTTTGATAGGGTGGTTTAAAGGTTTTTAAACCACGCTTCTTTTTTGAATGAAAGACACTCTGTTTAACAAATCCCTAAACAAACGCTTTTGTTTTGATGAGAAAGTCGCCCATGTTTTTGACGACATGCTGGAGCGCTCTATCCCCTATTATCATGAAATGTTGAATCTAGGGGCGTATTTTATCGCTCAAAATTTAAAAGAAAATATTTATCCTAAGTCCTTGCCTAAGTCCTTGCCTAAGCCTTTGATTTATGATTTAGGTTGTTCTACCGGGAACTTTTTTATCGCGCTTAACCAACAGATCCAACAGGATATTGAGCTTGTAGGGATTGACAATTCCATGCCCATGCTTAAAAAAGCGCAAGAAAAATTAAAAGATTTTAACAATGTCCGTTTTGAATGCATGGATTTTTTAGAGGTTGAGTTTAGAGAAGCGAGCGCATTTTCATTGCTTTTTGTGTTGCAATTTGTCCGCCCCATGCAAAGAGAGGTGTTGCTCAAAAAGATTTATAACAGCCTTGCGTTGAATGGGGTTTTATTGGTGGGCGAAAAGATCATGAGCGAAGATCGGATATTAGACAAGCAAATGATAGAACTATACTACCTTTATAAACAAAATCAGGGTTATAGCCACAATGAAATCGCTTTCAAAAGGGAAGCGTTAGAAAATGTGCTTGTGCCTTATAGTTTAAAAGAAAATATCGCGCTTTTAGAAAGCGTGGGGTTTAAGCATGTGGAAGCGCTGTTTAAATGGGTGAATTTCACGCTGCTAGCCGCTAGAAAAACTTAAGTTTTTTTAAAAATATAGAAAACTTGAGTGTTTTAAAAAATATCCACAGGATCCATGTTCACGCTGCAAGGGATATTGGGGGCGGTTTTTAAAAACGCATGCACGCTTTTGACTAGGCTTAAAGGGTTTTTGGAACGCAACAAAATAAGGTAGCGATAAGAAGAAGCGATTTTTTCAATGGGGGCTTTGAAATTAGAGAGCGTTACGCCCTTTTCTAAACACGAAGAAAGGGTTTGAGAGGCTTTTAGGCTCAATTGTTGGGCTTTTTCTTCGTTTTTATGCTTAAACTCCAACAAACACAACCTTGAAAAAGGCGGATAGAGTTCGCACCTTTCTTGCAATTCGTATTGTAAAAAATCTTCATAATCTTCTAAGAAATTTTCTAACAGATCCGTTTCGGTGCTTTGAATGAACACTTGGCCAGAAATTTGCCTAGCGCTCCTCCCAGCGATTTGATAAAGTAACGACACGCCTTCTTCTAAAGCCCTGTAACTATTAGATTTAATGATATTGTCTATGCCTAAAACAACCGCTAAACTCACTTTAGCGTAATCATGCCCTTTGCTTATCATCTGCGTGCCGATTAAGATATTGGTTT is a window of Helicobacter pylori NQ4053 DNA encoding:
- the serA gene encoding phosphoglycerate dehydrogenase, yielding MYQVAICDPIHAKGIQILEAQKDIVLHDYSKCPKKELLEKLTPMDALITRSMTPITSDFLKPLTHLKSIVRAGVGVDNIDLESCSQKGIVVMNIPTANTIAAVELTMAHLINAVRSFPCANDQIKHQRLWKREDWYGTELKNKKLGIIGFGNIGSRVGIRAKAFEMEVLAYDPYIPSSKATDLGVIYTKNFEDILQCDMITIHTPKNKETINMIGAKEIERMKKGVILINCARGGLYNEDALYEALETKKVRWLGIDVFSKEPGIHNKLLDLPNVYATPHIGANTLESQEEISKQAAQGVMESLRGSSHPHALNLPMQAFDANAKAYLNLAQKLGYFSSQIHKGVCQKIELSLCGEINQFKDALVAFTLVGVLKPVVGDKINYINAPFVAKERGIEIKVSLKESASPYKNMLSLTLNTANGAISVSGTVFEEDILKLTEIDGFHIDIEPKGKMLLFRNTDIPGVIGSVGNAFARHGINIADFRLGRNTQKEALALIIVDEEVSLEVLEELKNIPACLSVHYVVI
- a CDS encoding YggS family pyridoxal phosphate-dependent enzyme codes for the protein MLDYRQRIDTLITKIEKARIAYSRHHIVKIVAVSKNASLEAIQHYYNCSQRAFGENKVQDLKTKMHSLEHLPLEWHMIGSLQENKINALLSLKPALLHSLDSLKLALKIEKRCEVLGVNLNALLQVNSAYEESKSGVVPEEALETYSQISETCKRLKLKGLMCIGAHTDDEKKIEKSFITTKKLFDQIKNASVLSMGMSDDFELAIACGANLLRIGSFLFKE
- a CDS encoding UDP-2,3-diacylglucosamine diphosphatase encodes the protein MLETYALKSGAVFISDAHFLPKSPHLIHTLQELLSAKPPQVFFMGDIFHVLVGYLPLDEEQQTIVDLINALSEISQVFYFEGNHDFSMRFVFNFKVVVFERQNQPVLFQYDNKRFLLAHGDLFTTKAYEFYITQLTSTWARFFLTFLNLLSFKTLYPFFKKLIYQKPIRLWELEPKELQSFIEKRLKAYQNYIKDLNIDSIDGIIEGHFHLKSGAKIPLNAPIYCPLPSFYYEQSLFKVSSSVLEPSQNKDA
- the cheV3 gene encoding chemotaxis protein CheV3 is translated as MAEKTANDLKLSEIELVDFRIYGMQEGVPYEGIYGINVAKVQEIIPMPTLFEYPTNLDYIIGVFDLRSTIIPLIDLAKWIGIVPDKSKENEKIVIITEFNNVKMGFLVHSARRIRRISWKDVEPASFSASNSINKENITGTTRIENDKTLLILDLESILDDLKLNEDAKNVKDTPKERFEGEVLFLDDSKTARKTLKNHLSKLGFSITEAVDGEDGLDKLEMLFKKYGDNLRKHLKFIISDVEMPKMDGYHFLFKLQKDPRFAYIPVIFNSSICDNYSAEKAKEMGAVAYLVKFDAEKFTEEISKILDKNA
- the cheAY2 gene encoding chemotaxis histidine kinase/response regulator CheAY2 yields the protein MDDLQEIMEDFLIEAFEMNEQLDQDLVELEHNPEDLDLLNRIFRVAHTIKGSSSFLNLNILTHLTHNMEDVLNRARKGEIKITPDIMDVVLRSIDLMKTLLVTIRDTGSDTNNGKENEIEEAVKQLQAITSQNLEGAKETSGTKETPQKENKEEAKEENKENKAKAPTTENFSSDNPLADEPDLDYANMSTEEVEAEIERLLNKRQEADKERRAQKKQEDQAKPKQEVAPAKETPKTETPKTETPKTETPKAPKTETKAKAKADTEENKAPSIGVEQTVRVDVRRLDHLMNLIGELVLGKNRLIRIYGDVEERYDGEKFLEELNQVVSSISAVTTDLQLAVMKTRMQPVGKVFNKFPRMVRDLSRELGKSIELIIEGEETELDKSIVEEIGDPLIHIIRNSCDHGIEPLEERRRLNKPETGKVQLSAYNEGNHIVIKISDDGKGLDPVMLKEKAIEKGVISERDAEGMSDREAFNLIFKPGFSTAKVVSNVSGRGVGMDVVKTNIEKLNGIIEIDSEVGVGTTQKLKIPLTLAIIQALLVGVQEEYYAIPLSSVLETVRISQDEIYTVDGKSVLRLRDEVLSLVRLSDIFKVDAILESNSDVYVVIIGLADQKIGVIVDYLIGQEEVVIKSLGYYLKNTRGIAGATVRGDGKITLIVDVGAMMDMAKSIKINITTLMNESENTKSKNSPSDYIVLAIDDSSTDRAIIRKCLKPLGITLLEATNGLEGLEMLKNGDKIPDAILVDIEMPKMDGYTFASEVRKYNKFKNLPLIAVTSRVTKTDRMRGVESGMTEYITKPYSGEYLTTVVKRSIKLEGDQS
- the cheW gene encoding chemotaxis protein CheW, with the protein product MSNQLKDLFERQKEANASSKQEDNEEILQFIGFIIGDEEYAIPILNILEIVKPIGYTRVPETPNYVLGVFNLRGNVFPLISLRLKFGLKAEKQNKDTRYLVVRHNDQIAGFFIDRLTEAIRIKQTDIDPVPETLSDNNNLTYGIGKQNDRLVTILRVEEILKKDF
- the tpx gene encoding thiol peroxidase; its protein translation is MQKVTFKEETYQLEGKALKVGDKAPDVKLVNGDLQEVNLLKPGVRFQVVSSLPSLTGSVCLLQAKHFNEQVSKLPSVSFSVISMDLPFSQGQICGAEGIKDLRILSDFRYKAFGENYGVLLGKGSLQGLLARSVFVLDDKGVVIYKEIVQNILEEPNYEALLKVLK
- the sodB gene encoding superoxide dismutase [Fe]; this translates as MFTLRELPFAKDSMGDFLSPVAFDFHHGKHHQTYVNNLNNLIKGTDFEKSSLFAILTKSSGGVFNNAAQIYNHDFYWDCLSPKATALSDELKGALEKDFGSLEKFKEDFIKSATTLFGSGWNWAAYNLDTQKIEIIQTSNAQTPVTDKKVPLLVVDVWEHAYYIDHKNARPVYLEKFYGHINWHFVSQCYEWAKKEGLGSVDYYINELVHKKA
- the cmoA gene encoding carboxy-S-adenosyl-L-methionine synthase CmoA; this translates as MKDTLFNKSLNKRFCFDEKVAHVFDDMLERSIPYYHEMLNLGAYFIAQNLKENIYPKSLPKSLPKPLIYDLGCSTGNFFIALNQQIQQDIELVGIDNSMPMLKKAQEKLKDFNNVRFECMDFLEVEFREASAFSLLFVLQFVRPMQREVLLKKIYNSLALNGVLLVGEKIMSEDRILDKQMIELYYLYKQNQGYSHNEIAFKREALENVLVPYSLKENIALLESVGFKHVEALFKWVNFTLLAARKT